From Lasioglossum baleicum chromosome 16, iyLasBale1, whole genome shotgun sequence:
aatgcaggcctacctgtatcAAGTGGTAACATCTCAAACGGAAACGGTtcgctagttgctccatccgatggtctcttcagctgaatgtatacttgaacgggctGGTCCACTGTTTGTccacggtaagtcggtgttttgaacgtTATCGCAGTCTGTTAACAATCATCGAAGATCGTTAAACATCTCCGCGATACTGGAATATCGAGTttatgattattagactgcgcatcttcatgcaaaataaaaatgttctgcattgctGGTGAGCAACAGGTCCTTGTTACACTAAAAACGACATCACAATATTCTTTTATATCTCACCCgaccaatttctttataaacgcataaagatccgcagtctaatgattatgaAAGCGTAAAACGTACTTGTTTATGTACATGACTAGGTTGAAAatcaccaaatccttcccacaccatttgcccgtccttctcttcgaaaaattggATTTGTATGTCTTCTTTCGCAaccttctcgcatagcaaaattattttcataccACCCGTGACCAGAGCATTAGGATGACTGAGATCGGATATTACAAGATCCGAGATTGCCTCTGAAATATTCAAGGCAGATGTAGAATGGCTGGttctaaaaataaatacaatccgCACGACAGCCGATTGAACTtactcttatcaaatataggatcggacacaaccgccggtaacgcgacattaaattttcccttctgagatccttctatgaaaacttggaaacataatctcaccgcgttcagatcgatgctggTAGGTTGctttttatgtttgaagccagcTAGGAAAGAAAAGAATCACACATGATCTTGAATTATCGAAAAAGATAAAATTACTTCCTGTTTCATTCTCAGCTtacttcgaaaaggatctacgcgcatCTCTTCTCTTACTGTAAGTGCGTCTTCTATATCCTTTTTCTTCACGCACTGAATACCAAGATTTGCGAACGTCGCCGTCATGTTTTCCGACGACACCTCTACTGTACAAACACCTCTCTTGCATGCTTCCTTTCCGACAAGATTGTGAGGATGAGGTCTGTGCGGCGGATCTTTCGTTACGCACGATACTACAACTAAGGCTCGGCCTTTGTATCCCGCTATCTTTTACCATACATTAATTATTATCACATAAGACGAACAATCAGTAAATGGTACAGTTTTATCGGTATACTCACTCTTATACTAGGGAACGTTTTATTCTCCGGTGTACTGTTGACACCGGGTATACTACCAGCAGATCTGCCCTCGCACTCATAGCGAAAACGTAAAGCTTTGCTAGCCGGCTGTTCTAGTATCTCGACGTACGGCGACGGCCGTCCAGCATTCACTTGCATCGGTGGTAGAGTTCTCGTAGACTCCACGAACTCAGGATCGGTTTGGATGACTTCAACTATCGAAGGAAATCAATGTAATGTTCACAGAAACAGGAATTGGAAGTTGGCGCAGAGATACTTACTGACATCGCTAATATTTATATTCTCATCACTCATACCAGGGAACTGTTCCATGCCTCTTAGTGGTTAGCGAACTGGATAGAAGCTACCTGGAAAACAGTTGTTATTTG
This genomic window contains:
- the LOC143217319 gene encoding embryonic polarity protein dorsal-like isoform X1, which translates into the protein MEQFPGMSDENINISDVIEVIQTDPEFVESTRTLPPMQVNAGRPSPYVEILEQPASKALRFRYECEGRSAGSIPGVNSTPENKTFPSIRIAGYKGRALVVVSCVTKDPPHRPHPHNLVGKEACKRGVCTVEVSSENMTATFANLGIQCVKKKDIEDALTVREEMRVDPFRTGFKHKKQPTSIDLNAVRLCFQVFIEGSQKGKFNVALPAVVSDPIFDKKAISDLVISDLSHPNALVTGGMKIILLCEKVAKEDIQIQFFEEKDGQMVWEGFGDFQPSHVHKQTAITFKTPTYRGQTVDQPVQVYIQLKRPSDGATSEPFPFEMLPLDTDNPDELSRKRKRVDNSSSSLVLRHIEAEAEEHPEMLDQAPEPTGASGGSFPLYPLRTSPQHDPAMQRSPVLSQNMLHRSPVLSQGRPPLPVVYAPYHTNLMQRHLQFQYPSTSSHIEQPFAYAHDASQVQLQEQLIMDRVTPDYQGLELDAAAGIVEGGDATSVLDMDNQQYSFESSLGQLNSAELAAIGTALAENLSSGLSISEAHKSETSKEANQGNNEESNSMTDSFTRITAELNTLNSMYKPRREVDD
- the LOC143217319 gene encoding embryonic polarity protein dorsal-like isoform X5, translating into MEQFPGMSDENINISDVIEVIQTDPEFVESTRTLPPMQVNAGRPSPYVEILEQPASKALRFRYECEGRSAGSIPGVNSTPENKTFPSIRIAGYKGRALVVVSCVTKDPPHRPHPHNLVGKEACKRGVCTVEVSSENMTATFANLGIQCVKKKDIEDALTVREEMRVDPFRTGFKHKKQPTSIDLNAVRLCFQVFIEGSQKGKFNVALPAVVSDPIFDKKAISDLVISDLSHPNALVTGGMKIILLCEKVAKEDIQIQFFEEKDGQMVWEGFGDFQPSHVHKQTAITFKTPTYRGQTVDQPVQVYIQLKRPSDGATSEPFPFEMLPLDTDNPDELSRKRKRVDNSSSSLVLRHIEAEAEEHPEMLDQAPEPTGASGGSFPLYPLRTSPQHDPAMQRSPVLSQNMLHRSPVLSQGRPPLPVVYAPYHTNLMQRHLQFQYPSTSSHIEQPFAYAHDASQVQLQEQLIMDRVTPDYQGLELDAAAGIVEGGDATSVLDMDNQQYSFESSLGQLNSAELAAIGTALAENLSSGLSISEAHKVYFDIVRNEQRSKPREQRREQ
- the LOC143217319 gene encoding embryonic polarity protein dorsal-like isoform X6; protein product: MEQFPGMSDENINISDVIEVIQTDPEFVESTRTLPPMQVNAGRPSPYVEILEQPASKALRFRYECEGRSAGSIPGVNSTPENKTFPSIRIAGYKGRALVVVSCVTKDPPHRPHPHNLVGKEACKRGVCTVEVSSENMTATFANLGIQCVKKKDIEDALTVREEMRVDPFRTGFKHKKQPTSIDLNAVRLCFQVFIEGSQKGKFNVALPAVVSDPIFDKKAISDLVISDLSHPNALVTGGMKIILLCEKVAKEDIQIQFFEEKDGQMVWEGFGDFQPSHVHKQTAITFKTPTYRGQTVDQPVQVYIQLKRPSDGATSEPFPFEMLPLDTDNPDELSRKRKRVDNSSSSLVLRHIEAEAEEHPEMLDQAPEPTGASGGSFPLYPLRTSPQHDPAMQRSPVLSQNMLHRSPVLSQGRPPLPVVYAPYHTNLMQRHLQFQYPSTSSHIEQPFAYAHDASQVQLQEQLIMDRVTPDYQGLELDAAAGIVEGGDATSVLDMDNQQYSFESSLGQLNSAELAAIGTALAENLSSGLSISEAHKLLNLVRNEQRSKPREQRREQ
- the LOC143217319 gene encoding embryonic polarity protein dorsal-like isoform X3; the protein is MEQFPGMSDENINISDVIEVIQTDPEFVESTRTLPPMQVNAGRPSPYVEILEQPASKALRFRYECEGRSAGSIPGVNSTPENKTFPSIRIAGYKGRALVVVSCVTKDPPHRPHPHNLVGKEACKRGVCTVEVSSENMTATFANLGIQCVKKKDIEDALTVREEMRVDPFRTGFKHKKQPTSIDLNAVRLCFQVFIEGSQKGKFNVALPAVVSDPIFDKKAISDLVISDLSHPNALVTGGMKIILLCEKVAKEDIQIQFFEEKDGQMVWEGFGDFQPSHVHKQTAITFKTPTYRGQTVDQPVQVYIQLKRPSDGATSEPFPFEMLPLDTDNPDELSRKRKRVDNSSSSLVLRHIEAEAEEHPEMLDQAPEPTGASGGSFPLYPLRTSPQHDPAMQRSPVLSQGRPPLPVVYAPYHTNLMQRHLQFQYPSTSSHIEQPFAYAHDASQVQLQEQLIMDRVTPDYQGLELDAAAGIVEGGDATSVLDMDNQQYSFESSLGQLNSAELAAIGTALAENLSSGLSISEAHKSETSKEANQGNNEESNSMTDSFTRITAELNTLNSMYKPRREVDD
- the LOC143217319 gene encoding embryonic polarity protein dorsal-like isoform X4, yielding MEQFPGMSDENINISDVIEVIQTDPEFVESTRTLPPMQVNAGRPSPYVEILEQPASKALRFRYECEGRSAGSIPGVNSTPENKTFPSIRIAGYKGRALVVVSCVTKDPPHRPHPHNLVGKEACKRGVCTVEVSSENMTATFANLGIQCVKKKDIEDALTVREEMRVDPFRTGFKHKKQPTSIDLNAVRLCFQVFIEGSQKGKFNVALPAVVSDPIFDKKAISDLVISDLSHPNALVTGGMKIILLCEKVAKEDIQIQFFEEKDGQMVWEGFGDFQPSHVHKQTAITFKTPTYRGQTVDQPVQVYIQLKRPSDGATSEPFPFEMLPLDTDNPDELSRKRKRVDNSSSSLVLRHIEAEAEEHPEMLDQAPEPTGASGGSFPLYPLRTSPQHDPAMQRSPVLSQNMLHRSPVLSQGRPPLPVVYAPYHTNLMQRHLQFQYPSTSSHIEQPFAYAHDASQVQLQEQLIMDRVTPDYQGLELDAAAGIVEGGDATSVLDMDNQQYSFESSLGQLNSAELAAIGTALAENLSSGLSISEAHKVYFDIVIEFSPKRAKKQTKGTTKRAIA
- the LOC143217319 gene encoding embryonic polarity protein dorsal-like isoform X2; this translates as MEQFPGMSDENINISDVIEVIQTDPEFVESTRTLPPMQVNAGRPSPYVEILEQPASKALRFRYECEGRSAGSIPGVNSTPENKTFPSIRIAGYKGRALVVVSCVTKDPPHRPHPHNLVGKEACKRGVCTVEVSSENMTATFANLGIQCVKKKDIEDALTVREEMRVDPFRTGFKHKKQPTSIDLNAVRLCFQVFIEGSQKGKFNVALPAVVSDPIFDKKAISDLVISDLSHPNALVTGGMKIILLCEKVAKEDIQIQFFEEKDGQMVWEGFGDFQPSHVHKQTAITFKTPTYRGQTVDQPVQVYIQLKRPSDGATSEPFPFEMLPLDTDNPDELSRKRKRVDNSSSSLVLRHIEAEAEEHPEMLDQAPEPTGASGGSFPLYPLRTSPQHDPAMQRSPVLSQNMLHRSPVLSQGRPPLPVVYAPYHTNLMQRHLQFQYPSTSSHIEQPFAYAHDASQVQLQEQLIMDRVTPDYQGLELDAAGIVEGGDATSVLDMDNQQYSFESSLGQLNSAELAAIGTALAENLSSGLSISEAHKSETSKEANQGNNEESNSMTDSFTRITAELNTLNSMYKPRREVDD